A single region of the Streptomyces vilmorinianum genome encodes:
- a CDS encoding alanine racemase, translating to MPAAAHKATAQLADERVDHRFKALPPDAEGLTVGELAAQRRNLFTGGFTTPVLALSAESVEHNLRLLETYAERHGLAFAPHGKTCMAPQLFDRQLEYGAWGITAAVPHQARVYRAHGIARIFLANELVDATALRWLASELDTDPDFRFVCYVDSVRGVELMDAALTEAGARRPVDVVVELGAGEGARTGARTEADCTAVADAVAATTTLRLVGVAGYEAPVPRADPERVRAWVHRLVSLAADFDKAGRFSPGIEEIIVSAGGSEWFDVVADVFAEIPELSLPVLKLLRSGAYVSHDDGQYRNLTPFNRVPEEGALHPAFRLWAQVVSRPAPEQAFTNAGKRDAAYDLHLPEAQVVRSARDGQVRPATGITVTALSDQHGWLETTPEAEIEVGDWLGMGLSHPCTSFDKWQLIPLVEADGTVVDYIRTFF from the coding sequence ATGCCCGCCGCCGCCCACAAGGCCACCGCGCAGCTGGCCGACGAGCGCGTCGACCACCGCTTCAAGGCCCTGCCCCCGGACGCCGAGGGCCTGACGGTCGGCGAGCTGGCCGCCCAGCGCCGCAACCTCTTCACGGGCGGCTTCACCACCCCCGTCCTCGCCCTCTCCGCCGAGTCCGTCGAGCACAACCTCCGCCTCCTGGAGACCTACGCCGAGCGCCACGGCCTCGCCTTCGCCCCGCACGGCAAGACCTGCATGGCCCCGCAGCTCTTCGACCGCCAGCTGGAGTACGGCGCCTGGGGCATCACCGCCGCCGTCCCCCACCAGGCCCGCGTCTACCGCGCCCACGGCATCGCGCGGATCTTCCTCGCCAACGAGCTCGTCGACGCGACGGCCCTGCGCTGGCTGGCCTCCGAGCTCGACACCGACCCGGACTTCCGCTTCGTCTGCTACGTCGACTCCGTGCGCGGGGTCGAGCTGATGGACGCGGCCCTCACCGAGGCCGGGGCCCGCCGCCCCGTGGACGTCGTCGTCGAGCTCGGCGCCGGCGAGGGAGCCCGTACCGGAGCCCGTACCGAGGCCGACTGCACCGCCGTCGCCGACGCCGTCGCGGCGACCACGACCCTGCGCCTGGTCGGCGTCGCCGGCTACGAGGCCCCGGTCCCGCGGGCCGACCCCGAGCGCGTCCGCGCCTGGGTGCACCGGCTGGTCTCCCTCGCCGCCGACTTCGACAAGGCGGGCCGCTTCTCCCCCGGGATCGAGGAGATCATCGTCAGCGCGGGCGGCAGCGAATGGTTCGACGTGGTCGCGGACGTCTTCGCCGAGATCCCCGAACTCTCCCTCCCCGTCCTGAAGTTGCTGCGCTCCGGCGCCTACGTCTCGCACGACGACGGCCAGTACCGGAACCTCACGCCCTTCAACCGGGTCCCCGAGGAGGGCGCGCTCCACCCCGCGTTCCGGCTCTGGGCACAGGTCGTCTCGCGCCCCGCCCCCGAGCAGGCCTTCACCAACGCGGGCAAGCGCGACGCCGCGTACGACCTCCACCTCCCCGAGGCACAGGTGGTCCGCTCGGCACGTGACGGCCAGGTCCGGCCGGCCACCGGCATCACCGTCACGGCTCTGTCCGACCAGCACGGCTGGCTGGAGACGACGCCCGAGGCCGAGATCGAGGTCGGCGACTGGCTGGGCATGGGCCTGTCCCACCCCTGCACCAGCTTCGACAAGTGGCAGCTGATCCCGCTGGTCGAGGCGGACGGCACGGTCGTCGACTACATCCGTACGTTCTTCTAG
- a CDS encoding RidA family protein yields MTEKIALTPATHTTPPAKFSHGVRKGDILQVAGQVGFLPAVEDRPPTPAGPTLREQTLQTFANVKAILEEGGASWDDVMMMRVYLTDVDHFAEMNEIYDAYFEEQGLKAPAAARTTVYVGLPKGLLIEIDALAVLG; encoded by the coding sequence ATGACAGAGAAGATCGCGCTCACCCCCGCCACGCACACCACCCCGCCCGCGAAGTTCTCGCACGGCGTCAGGAAGGGCGACATCCTGCAGGTCGCCGGCCAGGTCGGCTTCCTGCCCGCCGTCGAGGACCGGCCCCCGACGCCGGCCGGTCCGACCCTGCGCGAGCAGACCCTCCAGACCTTCGCCAACGTCAAGGCGATCCTGGAGGAGGGCGGTGCGAGCTGGGACGACGTGATGATGATGCGCGTGTACCTCACCGACGTCGACCACTTCGCCGAGATGAACGAGATCTACGACGCGTACTTCGAGGAGCAGGGCCTCAAGGCCCCCGCCGCGGCCCGTACGACGGTCTACGTCGGCCTCCCCAAGGGTCTCCTCATCGAGATCGACGCCCTGGCCGTTCTCGGCTGA
- a CDS encoding M14 family metallopeptidase: MRLRIRGRRSAALAVLLALAVATPFAVDATPAGADPAPAAAAEEVIRQYEVAGPSTVAARTALAATGVSLDEVDARSVVVSANAEQLRKVKALGYKVTALPAPPDRSGAGTTVGPLDFPSADSRYHNFAEMNAEIDQRLAQYPGIMNKRVIGKTYQGRDIVAIKISDNVGTDEAEPEVLFTHHQHAREHLTVEMALYLLRELGAGYGSDSRVTNLVNSREIWIVPDLNPDGGEYDIASGSYRSWRKNRQPNSGSSYIGTDMNRNWDYKWGCCGGSSGSFSSSTYRGAAPESAPEVKVVADFVRSRVVGGKQQIKAAIDFHTYSELVLWPFGYTTANTTTGMTQDDRDAFATVGQKMAASNGYTPEQSSDLYITDGSIDDYLWGAHKIFGYTFEMYPTSSWNGGFYPPDEVIERETSRNRDAVLQLLENADCMYRSIGKGSQYCTA, from the coding sequence ATGCGACTTCGTATTCGCGGAAGAAGGTCCGCCGCCCTCGCGGTTCTTCTCGCGCTCGCCGTGGCGACGCCGTTCGCCGTCGACGCGACACCCGCCGGGGCCGACCCGGCGCCGGCCGCCGCCGCCGAGGAGGTGATCCGGCAGTACGAGGTCGCCGGGCCTTCCACCGTGGCCGCCCGTACCGCACTCGCCGCCACCGGAGTCTCGCTGGACGAGGTCGACGCCCGGTCGGTCGTGGTGAGCGCCAACGCCGAGCAGCTGAGGAAGGTCAAGGCCCTCGGCTACAAGGTCACCGCTCTGCCGGCCCCGCCCGACCGCTCGGGGGCGGGCACCACGGTCGGCCCGCTCGACTTCCCCTCCGCCGACTCGCGCTACCACAACTTCGCCGAGATGAACGCGGAGATCGACCAGCGCCTCGCCCAGTACCCGGGCATCATGAACAAGCGCGTCATCGGCAAGACGTACCAGGGCCGGGACATCGTCGCCATCAAGATCAGCGACAACGTGGGCACGGACGAGGCCGAGCCCGAGGTCCTGTTCACCCACCACCAGCACGCCCGCGAGCACCTCACCGTCGAGATGGCGCTGTACCTGCTGCGCGAGCTCGGCGCGGGTTACGGGTCGGACTCCCGGGTCACGAACCTCGTCAACAGCCGCGAGATCTGGATCGTGCCGGACCTCAACCCGGACGGCGGCGAGTACGACATCGCCTCCGGCTCCTACCGCAGCTGGCGCAAGAACCGGCAGCCCAATTCCGGCTCCTCGTACATCGGTACGGACATGAACCGGAACTGGGACTACAAGTGGGGCTGCTGCGGCGGCTCCTCGGGCTCCTTCAGCTCCTCGACGTACCGGGGCGCCGCCCCCGAGTCCGCCCCCGAGGTGAAGGTCGTCGCCGACTTCGTCCGCTCGCGCGTGGTGGGCGGCAAGCAGCAGATCAAGGCCGCGATCGACTTCCACACGTACAGCGAGCTGGTGCTCTGGCCCTTCGGCTACACCACGGCCAACACCACGACCGGGATGACCCAGGACGACCGGGACGCGTTCGCCACGGTGGGGCAGAAGATGGCCGCCAGCAACGGCTACACCCCGGAGCAGTCGAGCGACCTCTACATCACGGACGGGTCGATCGACGACTACCTGTGGGGTGCGCACAAGATCTTCGGGTACACCTTCGAGATGTATCCGACCTCGTCCTGGAACGGCGGCTTCTACCCGCCCGACGAGGTGATCGAGCGCGAGACGAGCCGCAACAGGGACGCCGTGCTCCAGCTCCTGGAGAACGCCGACTGCATGTACCGCTCGATCGGCAAGGGGTCGCAGTACTGCACCGCCTGA
- a CDS encoding chitinase — MDRTTTRARRWIGGALALAVGSGLVLVGGAGTAQAADVNVAKNAGFESGTANWTCSAGSGTAVSSPVRTGAGALKATPAGQDNARCTQVVTVKPNSTYTLSAWVQGGYAYLGASGTGTTDVSTWTPDSSSWKQLTTSFTTGANTTSVTVYTHGWYGQAPIYVDDVSVFGPDGGGGTDPDPVVPATPAGLAAGTVTSSSVALSWNAVSGATGYKVYRNGTLAQSVSGTSATVTGLAAGTTYQFQVSATNTAGESAKSATVSATTSEVTDPGPGPAVPKHALTGYWQNFDNGATVQKLRDVQAQYDIIAVSFADSTATPGQIVFNLDPAVGYASVADFKADIAAKKAAGKSVIISVGGEKGNVTINSDASATAFANSAYALMQEYGFNGVDIDLEHGINSTYLTKALRQLSAKAGSSMVLTMAPQTIDMQNTGTEYFKTALAVKDILTVVNMQYYNSGSMLGCDGKVYSQGSVDFLTALACIQLQGGLDASQVGLGVPASTRGAGSGYVDPSIVRNALDCLARGTNCGSFKPSQTWPGLRGAMTWSTNWDATAGNAWSNAVGPHVHNLP, encoded by the coding sequence GTGGACCGCACCACCACACGCGCGCGCAGATGGATCGGCGGCGCCCTGGCACTGGCCGTCGGCTCCGGCCTCGTCCTCGTCGGCGGCGCCGGCACCGCCCAGGCCGCGGACGTCAACGTGGCCAAGAACGCGGGCTTCGAGTCCGGCACCGCCAACTGGACCTGTTCCGCCGGCAGCGGCACCGCCGTCTCCTCGCCCGTACGCACAGGGGCCGGCGCCCTCAAGGCCACGCCGGCCGGCCAGGACAACGCCAGGTGCACCCAGGTCGTCACCGTCAAGCCCAACTCGACGTACACGCTGAGCGCGTGGGTGCAGGGCGGGTACGCGTACCTCGGCGCGAGCGGCACCGGCACCACGGACGTCTCCACCTGGACCCCGGACAGCTCCTCCTGGAAGCAGCTGACCACCAGCTTCACCACCGGCGCGAACACCACGTCGGTGACCGTCTACACCCACGGCTGGTACGGCCAGGCCCCGATATACGTCGACGACGTCTCCGTCTTCGGCCCCGACGGGGGCGGCGGCACCGACCCCGACCCGGTCGTCCCGGCGACTCCCGCGGGCCTCGCCGCGGGCACGGTCACCTCGTCCTCCGTCGCGCTGAGCTGGAACGCGGTCTCGGGCGCCACCGGCTACAAGGTCTACCGCAACGGCACGCTCGCGCAGTCGGTCTCCGGCACCTCGGCGACCGTGACGGGGCTCGCCGCCGGCACCACGTACCAGTTCCAGGTCTCCGCGACGAACACGGCGGGCGAGTCCGCCAAGTCCGCCACCGTCTCCGCGACGACGAGCGAGGTCACCGACCCCGGCCCCGGCCCGGCCGTCCCCAAGCACGCCCTGACCGGCTACTGGCAGAACTTCGACAACGGCGCGACCGTCCAGAAGCTCCGGGACGTCCAGGCGCAGTACGACATCATCGCCGTCTCCTTCGCCGACTCCACCGCCACTCCCGGCCAGATCGTCTTCAACCTCGACCCGGCCGTCGGATACGCCTCGGTCGCCGACTTCAAGGCCGACATCGCGGCCAAGAAGGCGGCGGGCAAGTCCGTGATCATCTCGGTCGGCGGCGAGAAGGGGAACGTCACGATCAACAGTGACGCCTCCGCGACCGCCTTCGCGAACAGCGCGTACGCCCTGATGCAGGAGTACGGCTTCAACGGCGTCGACATCGACCTGGAGCACGGCATCAACTCCACGTACCTGACCAAGGCGCTGCGCCAGCTGTCGGCCAAGGCGGGCTCGTCGATGGTGCTGACGATGGCCCCGCAGACCATCGACATGCAGAACACCGGCACCGAGTACTTCAAGACCGCGCTCGCCGTGAAGGACATCCTCACGGTGGTCAACATGCAGTACTACAACAGCGGTTCGATGCTCGGCTGCGACGGCAAGGTGTACAGCCAGGGCTCGGTGGACTTCCTCACCGCGCTCGCCTGCATCCAGCTCCAGGGCGGCCTCGACGCCTCCCAGGTCGGGCTCGGCGTGCCCGCCTCGACCCGGGGCGCGGGCAGCGGCTACGTCGACCCGTCGATCGTGAGGAACGCGCTGGACTGCCTGGCGCGCGGCACCAACTGCGGTTCCTTCAAGCCCTCGCAGACCTGGCCGGGCCTGCGCGGTGCGATGACCTGGTCGACCAACTGGGACGCGACGGCCGGGAACGCCTGGTCCAACGCGGTCGGACCGCACGTCCACAACCTCCCGTAA
- a CDS encoding serine/threonine-protein kinase — MSSSAILSRVGTLIGTYEIEHKLGEGGMGTVYLARSRGGRAVAVKVARPELAADPAFRARFRAEVEAARTVGGFHTAQVVDADPEADAPWLATAYIPGPTLAGLVATEGPLPERRLRGLGAALAEALEAIHACGLVHRDLKPGNIVMAADGPRVLDFGIARALESTRLTATGAAFGTPGYLAPEQALGEEVTGAADVFALGAVLVAAAGGRPFGGGTPMGLMYRTVHEDPDLSSVPAGPLRELVAACLAKNPEDRPTPGRILDALASEAAEPADAPAPDAPAPDAPAPARTPTLIAAPRVPADVRDAVPAPVHDAPLPPMPVEPPPPVPALIAADGECGVVVGAEGITFELFGEEADFDWSEIGSVAYEAGRLGRRLHVRITLYDGSVYACDVNGRAARVREWIEQLEHVLERCMPR; from the coding sequence ATGTCGAGTTCGGCCATACTGTCCCGCGTGGGGACGCTGATCGGTACGTACGAGATCGAGCACAAGCTAGGCGAAGGCGGCATGGGCACCGTGTATTTGGCGCGCTCGCGCGGCGGACGGGCGGTCGCGGTCAAGGTGGCCCGGCCGGAACTCGCCGCCGACCCGGCCTTCCGGGCCCGCTTCCGCGCCGAGGTCGAGGCCGCCCGCACGGTCGGCGGCTTCCACACCGCCCAGGTCGTGGACGCCGACCCCGAGGCCGACGCGCCCTGGCTCGCCACCGCGTACATCCCCGGTCCCACCCTCGCCGGCCTCGTCGCCACCGAGGGGCCCCTCCCCGAGCGGCGGCTGCGCGGACTCGGCGCCGCGCTCGCCGAGGCTCTGGAGGCCATCCACGCGTGCGGACTCGTCCACCGCGACCTCAAGCCCGGCAACATCGTCATGGCGGCCGACGGCCCCCGGGTCCTCGACTTCGGCATCGCCCGCGCCCTGGAGTCCACCCGGCTCACGGCCACCGGGGCGGCCTTCGGGACCCCCGGCTACCTGGCCCCCGAGCAGGCGCTCGGCGAGGAGGTGACCGGGGCCGCCGACGTCTTCGCACTCGGCGCCGTCCTCGTCGCGGCGGCGGGCGGACGGCCCTTCGGGGGCGGGACCCCGATGGGCCTGATGTACCGCACCGTCCACGAGGACCCGGACCTGTCGTCGGTCCCGGCGGGGCCGCTGCGCGAGCTGGTGGCCGCCTGCCTGGCGAAGAACCCCGAGGACCGGCCGACACCGGGCCGGATCCTGGACGCGCTGGCGTCGGAGGCGGCTGAGCCGGCGGACGCCCCGGCCCCGGACGCCCCGGCTCCGGACGCCCCGGCTCCCGCCCGCACCCCGACCCTGATCGCGGCTCCGCGGGTGCCGGCGGATGTACGGGACGCGGTGCCCGCCCCCGTACACGACGCGCCGCTCCCGCCGATGCCCGTCGAGCCTCCGCCGCCCGTCCCCGCGCTCATCGCCGCCGACGGGGAGTGCGGCGTCGTCGTCGGCGCCGAGGGGATCACCTTCGAGCTCTTCGGCGAGGAGGCCGACTTCGACTGGAGCGAGATCGGCTCGGTGGCGTACGAGGCCGGCCGCCTGGGCCGCCGGCTGCACGTCCGCATCACGCTCTACGACGGCAGCGTCTACGCGTGTGACGTCAACGGCCGGGCCGCGCGCGTGCGCGAGTGGATCGAGCAGCTGGAGCACGTACTGGAACGGTGCATGCCCCGGTGA
- a CDS encoding N-acyl-D-amino-acid deacylase family protein — MDLVFRDAEVVDGSGGDSYRADVAVDGGRIAAIVKEGAAAGCQRPTARRTVDAEGLVLSPGFIDMHAHSDLALLRDPDHSAKAAQGVTLEVLGQDGLSYAPVDDRTLAEVRRAITGWNGDGSDVDVDWRTVGEYLDRLDRGVAVNAAYLIPQGTVRMYAVGWDDRPATRTELDRMRQLVAEGMEQGAVGMSSGLTYTPGMYAPDTELTELCRVVARYGGYYCPHHRSYGAGALQAYEEMVALTREAGCALHLAHATMNFDVNEGKAPDLLALLDEALEGGSDISLDTYPYTAGCTTLVALLPSWASEGGPEAILSRLADDATAERVRHHLEVVGSDGCHGVPVAWDTIEVSGVSDPGLADAVGRRLDGWATARRLLLADRLGSTILQHVGHEDNVRAIMRHRVHTGGSDGILQGLKPHPRAYGTFPRYLGTYVREEGVLSLEECVAHLTSRPAARLRLPDRGLIREGYRADLVLFDPTTVAAGSTYAAPRTPPVGIPHVLIDGRFVIEDGKRTATLAGRSVRRA; from the coding sequence ATGGATCTCGTCTTCCGTGACGCGGAGGTCGTCGACGGCTCCGGCGGGGACTCGTACCGCGCCGACGTGGCCGTCGACGGCGGACGGATCGCCGCCATCGTGAAGGAGGGCGCGGCGGCGGGCTGTCAGCGACCCACCGCCCGGCGCACGGTCGACGCCGAGGGCCTGGTCCTCTCCCCCGGTTTCATCGACATGCACGCCCACAGCGACCTCGCGCTGCTCCGCGACCCGGACCACAGCGCGAAGGCCGCGCAGGGCGTGACCCTCGAAGTCCTCGGCCAGGACGGCCTGTCGTACGCGCCGGTCGACGACCGCACGCTCGCGGAGGTCCGCCGGGCGATCACCGGCTGGAACGGCGACGGATCCGACGTGGACGTCGACTGGCGCACGGTCGGCGAGTACCTGGACCGTCTCGACCGCGGCGTCGCCGTCAACGCGGCCTACCTCATCCCCCAGGGGACGGTCCGGATGTACGCGGTCGGCTGGGACGACCGCCCGGCGACGCGGACCGAGCTCGACCGGATGCGGCAGCTCGTCGCCGAGGGCATGGAACAGGGCGCGGTCGGCATGTCCTCCGGCCTCACCTACACGCCCGGCATGTACGCCCCGGACACCGAACTCACCGAGCTGTGCCGGGTCGTGGCGCGGTACGGCGGCTACTACTGCCCGCACCACCGCTCGTACGGCGCCGGTGCGCTCCAGGCGTACGAGGAGATGGTCGCCCTCACCCGGGAGGCCGGCTGCGCGCTCCATCTGGCCCACGCGACGATGAACTTCGACGTGAACGAGGGGAAGGCGCCCGATCTCCTGGCCCTCCTGGACGAGGCCCTGGAGGGTGGCTCGGACATCTCCCTCGACACGTACCCGTACACCGCCGGCTGTACGACGCTGGTGGCGCTGCTGCCGAGCTGGGCGAGCGAGGGCGGGCCGGAGGCGATCCTGTCCCGGCTCGCGGACGACGCGACGGCGGAGCGCGTCCGCCACCATCTGGAGGTCGTCGGCTCGGACGGCTGCCACGGGGTGCCGGTCGCGTGGGACACGATCGAGGTCTCCGGGGTGTCCGACCCGGGGCTCGCGGACGCCGTGGGCCGCCGCCTGGACGGCTGGGCCACCGCGCGCCGCCTGCTGCTCGCCGACCGGCTCGGCTCGACGATCCTCCAGCACGTCGGCCACGAGGACAACGTCCGCGCGATCATGCGCCACCGCGTCCACACGGGCGGCTCGGACGGCATCCTCCAGGGCCTCAAGCCGCACCCGCGCGCGTACGGCACGTTCCCGCGGTACCTGGGGACGTACGTACGCGAGGAGGGCGTCCTCTCCCTGGAGGAGTGCGTGGCCCACCTCACCTCCCGCCCGGCCGCCCGCCTCCGCCTCCCCGACCGCGGCCTGATCCGCGAGGGCTACCGCGCCGACCTGGTCCTCTTCGACCCGACGACGGTGGCGGCCGGCTCGACCTACGCCGCCCCACGCACGCCCCCGGTGGGCATCCCCCACGTCCTGATCGACGGCCGGTTCGTGATCGAGGACGGCAAGAGGACGGCGACCCTGGCGGGAAGGTCGGTCCGGCGGGCCTAG
- a CDS encoding sugar kinase → MTGNPPVDASPVDVVCLGESMVTFLPSRPGRLADVPSFTRAIGGAESNVACALAAAGHRVKWVGRVGADGFGDHLVEAIGAYGVDVSAVARDAGRPTGVYFRTATDRAAEEHEVVYFRAGSAASAMSPATVPYESVAEGRILHLSGITAALSDDCLALMRELTASRPDRRRPLVSFDVNFRAGLWREGGAEGARVLLELARGADLVFVGEDEAEEAWGVAGPEAVREALPEPPVVVVKRGARGAVVFERRAGSFPARPLPEPGAPPPDPRTSISPYALRRGGTPSGAGYDTVTDVPAPRVDVVAPVGAGDAFAAGFLSGTLRGLDVTARVRHGHLMAAAALTVPGDLATPPPTPVHADRLVALDDEGWGRLHLGPGWTRTGQDQEVRTS, encoded by the coding sequence GTGACCGGAAACCCGCCCGTGGACGCGTCACCCGTCGACGTCGTCTGCCTCGGCGAGTCCATGGTCACCTTTCTGCCCAGCCGGCCCGGCCGCCTCGCCGACGTCCCCTCCTTCACCCGCGCCATCGGCGGCGCCGAGTCCAACGTGGCCTGCGCGCTGGCCGCGGCCGGGCACCGCGTGAAGTGGGTCGGGAGGGTGGGGGCGGACGGCTTCGGCGACCACCTGGTCGAGGCGATCGGGGCGTACGGGGTCGATGTGTCGGCGGTCGCGCGGGACGCGGGGCGGCCGACCGGGGTCTACTTCCGTACCGCGACGGACCGGGCGGCCGAGGAGCACGAGGTCGTGTACTTCCGGGCGGGCTCGGCCGCCTCGGCGATGTCGCCCGCGACCGTGCCGTACGAGTCGGTCGCGGAAGGGCGGATCCTGCACCTGTCCGGGATCACGGCGGCGCTGTCGGACGACTGCCTTGCCCTGATGCGGGAGTTGACCGCGTCGCGCCCGGACCGCCGTCGGCCGCTGGTCTCCTTCGACGTCAACTTCCGGGCCGGGTTGTGGCGCGAGGGCGGGGCGGAGGGGGCGCGCGTGCTTCTGGAGCTCGCGCGGGGGGCGGACCTGGTGTTCGTGGGGGAGGACGAGGCGGAGGAGGCGTGGGGGGTGGCGGGGCCGGAGGCGGTGCGCGAGGCCCTGCCGGAGCCGCCGGTCGTGGTGGTGAAGCGGGGGGCGCGGGGTGCGGTCGTCTTCGAGCGCCGCGCCGGCTCCTTCCCCGCCCGGCCCCTTCCCGAACCGGGGGCTCCGCCCCCAGACCCCCGCACCTCAATCTCCCCCTACGCCCTGCGGCGTGGGGGGACCCCCAGCGGGGCCGGATATGACACCGTCACCGACGTCCCCGCCCCCCGCGTCGACGTCGTCGCCCCCGTCGGCGCCGGGGACGCGTTCGCCGCCGGGTTTCTGTCCGGCACCCTTCGCGGGCTCGACGTCACCGCGCGCGTCCGGCACGGGCACCTCATGGCCGCCGCCGCGCTCACCGTCCCCGGCGACCTCGCGACCCCGCCGCCCACCCCCGTACACGCCGACCGGCTCGTCGCCCTGGACGACGAGGGCTGGGGGAGACTTCACCTCGGCCCCGGCTGGACGCGGACGGGGCAGGACCAGGAGGTACGTACGTCATGA
- a CDS encoding IclR family transcriptional regulator, with protein sequence MSQTVDRALSILPLLAQGPADLGQVADRLGVHKSTALRLLRTLHEHGLVFRQQDQRYRLGARLFALAQEAVENLDIREIAHPHLAALNEQTGHTVHLAVHEENEVLYIDKVESRYPVRMYSRIGKPVAITVAAVAKLLLADLPEPELRALAARLDYPMYTPRSTPNAAAFLKELATVREQGWATDLGGHEESINCVAAPVHGPDGRVVAAMSVSAPNVIVTAEELLTLLPLVRRTADAISRDYSGKDQA encoded by the coding sequence ATGAGCCAGACCGTCGACCGCGCGCTCAGCATCCTGCCGCTGCTCGCCCAGGGCCCCGCCGACCTCGGGCAGGTCGCCGACCGGCTCGGGGTGCACAAGTCCACCGCCCTGCGCCTGCTGCGCACGCTGCACGAGCACGGGCTCGTCTTCCGCCAGCAGGACCAGCGCTACCGCCTCGGCGCCCGCCTCTTCGCCCTCGCCCAGGAGGCCGTCGAGAACCTCGACATCCGCGAGATCGCCCACCCCCACCTCGCCGCGCTCAACGAGCAGACCGGGCACACCGTCCACCTCGCGGTCCACGAGGAGAACGAGGTCCTCTACATCGACAAGGTCGAGAGCCGCTACCCGGTCCGGATGTACTCGCGCATCGGCAAGCCGGTCGCGATCACCGTCGCCGCCGTCGCCAAGCTGCTGCTCGCCGACCTCCCCGAGCCCGAGCTGCGCGCCCTCGCCGCCAGGCTCGACTACCCCATGTACACGCCCCGTTCGACCCCGAACGCCGCCGCCTTCCTCAAGGAACTGGCGACCGTACGCGAACAGGGCTGGGCCACCGACCTCGGTGGCCACGAGGAGTCCATCAACTGCGTCGCGGCGCCCGTCCACGGCCCGGACGGCCGCGTCGTCGCCGCCATGTCGGTCTCCGCACCGAACGTGATCGTGACCGCGGAGGAACTCCTCACCCTGCTCCCGCTGGTGCGCCGTACCGCCGACGCCATCAGCCGTGACTACTCAGGCAAGGACCAGGCATGA